One stretch of Punica granatum isolate Tunisia-2019 chromosome 5, ASM765513v2, whole genome shotgun sequence DNA includes these proteins:
- the LOC116207482 gene encoding putative uncharacterized protein DDB_G0290521, whose translation MGEPRFRFRIPWLAAAPAAQRPALPPPRPPPPPSPPPPPPPQPEPARPVAAPSTLPAATGIAQRPPFRPPGTALPPPPAVPDQTAPSRVGFQPRMPARPASDSGITSQPTTPPQSPPGSRPTSLSPPPSRVAAPAPSEKIVPETPRIVHPTDRHEPEKDLDKESTGEKPEKGKGPFKGDKTHKGPKHHHEVAKEEKKKAMPATSSHGKPRVKAHHQFQAPAGSSTSSSSPSTGHEPSLQKGIKDDAMKLVEKLTDGHPTKHQLGLHPVHVITLAGENQGASMQLSSESLHRGEGYIHIHRDYKTNPDESVDPTTDEGEQVPALGEEEAIPSPEENPAPEAYINSNVQGFNNSIMFEGSVTERNPGVHVAMSMEEEAKLPQLPPELDEEKELLETRRSEFSPTPAERHTYQPIIRRRCLRGLLMESSDSDPDDPDKPRRHGCRYKCGAKGKDEDVNIL comes from the coding sequence atggggGAGCCGaggttccggttccgtatTCCATGGCTCGCGGCTGCTCCTGCTGCTCAGAGGCCAGCACTGCCGCCACCACGACCTCCGCCGCCTCCTTCTccgccaccaccaccaccccccCAACCTGAACCTGCTCGACCTGTGGCTGCTCCCTCAACGTTGCCAGCAGCCACTGGCATTGCCCAGCGGCCTCCTTTCAGGCCGCCTGGAACAGCCCTGCCACCACCACCAGCAGTCCCAGACCAGACAGCTCCGAGCAGAGTGGGATTCCAGCCTCGGATGCCAGCTCGCCCAGCTTCTGATTCGGGAATCACCTCTCAGCCAACCACACCGCCCCAGTCACCACCCGGTTCACGACCCACTTCCCTCTCGCCTCCACCATCTCGAGTGGCAGCACCAGCTCCATCCGAGAAAATTGTTCCTGAGACTCCGAGAATAGTTCATCCAACAGACCGACATGAACCCGAGAAGGATTTGGATAAAGAAAGCACCGGAGAGAAGCcagagaaaggaaaaggacCTTTCAAGGGAGATAAGACCCACAAAGGCCCAAAACACCATCATGAAGTTGcaaaggaggagaagaagaaagccATGCCTGCTACAAGCTCTCACGGGAAGCCCCGCGTCAAGGCCCATCATCAATTCCAAGCTCCTGCTGGATCATCAACGTCATCATCATCTCCATCCACTGGACACGAACCTTCATTGCAGAAAGGAATCAAAGATGATGCGATGAAGCTGGTTGAGAAGCTGACCGATGGGCACCCAACGAAGCATCAATTGGGGCTACACCCCGTTCATGTCATAACCCTAGCTGGTGAAAACCAGGGAGCCTCAATGCAATTAAGCTCGGAGTCATTGCACCGAGGGGAGGGCTACATTCACATCCACCGGGATTACAAGACCAACCCTGATGAGAGCGTTGACCCTACCACTGATGAAGGAGAGCAGGTCCCGGcccttggagaagaagaagcaattCCTTCACCCGAGGAAAATCCAGCTCCGGAGGCTTATATCAACAGCAACGTTCAGGGGTTCAACAATTCCATCATGTTCGAAGGCTCTGTGACCGAGAGAAATCCTGGTGTTCATGTTGCAATGTCAATGGAAGAAGAGGCAAAGCTGCCTCAGCTGCCACCAGAGTTGGATGAGGAGAAGGAGCTGCTGGAGACAAGGAGGTCCGAGTTCAGCCCTACTCCAGCAGAGCGGCACACATATCAGCCTATCATACGGCGCCGGTGCCTAAGGGGGCTGTTGATGGAGTCCAGTGACTCAGACCCGGATGACCCTGACAAACCTCGTCGCCATGGGTGCAGATACAAGTGTGGGGCAAAGGGCAAAGATGAAGATGTCAATATTCTGTGA
- the LOC116208768 gene encoding UDP-glycosyltransferase 73C5-like, which produces MASPPSQWGDLHFVLIPLMCAGHFIPMVDIASLIAQHQVKVTIVTTPLNASRVGATVSRASASGLPVRLLEVEFPSTEAGIPEGCENLDALPNMALMTNFMAATGMLQTPIERLLKEVTPPPSCIVSDRNLFWTGNLARDLGIPRVLFDGKSCFNNLCMYNLHLYKPHEKVADRSELFTIPGMPGNIKFTRAQLHSDFNSPSNVNMEEIRKPIREESEAAHGVIINSFEELETEYVKAYKKTNEGTRSWCIGPVSLCNKNMLDISQRGNRSSEDESRFLGWLNSHPPRSVIYACLGSLNRVKPDQMKELGRGLELSKSPFIWVIRGANQGEQLKRWLWEDGFEERVKGRGLLIRGWVPQVLLLSNPSVGGFLTHCGWNSTLEGISAGVPMVTWPLFGEQFYNEKVLVEVLQVGVSVGAKEVVHLGEEDMHGDMVKEEDVRVAVDEVMSGDDEVTKRRKRAKELAKKAREAVEEGGSSYVNIKKYIEYIGEAQS; this is translated from the coding sequence ATGGCTTCTCCTCCTTCACAATGGGGAGATCTCCACTTTGTTCTAATACCCCTGATGTGTGCTGGACACTTCATCCCGATGGTCGACATTGCCAGTCTCATCGCGCAACATCAGGTCAAAGTCACCATAGTCACCACCCCCCTGAATGCCTCCCGAGTCGGGGCAACAGTCAGTCGTGCCTCAGCCTCTGGTTTGCCCGTCAGGCTCCTCGAAGTTGAATTTCCATCTACTGAGGCTGGCATCCCTGAGGGCTGCGAGAATCTTGACGCCCTTCCTAACATGGCCTTGATGACGAACTTCATGGCTGCCACTGGGATGTTGCAAACCCCGATTGAGCGCCTCCTGAAAGAGGTCACGCCACCTCCCAGTTGCATCGTATCTGACAGGAACCTATTTTGGACAGGAAACCTCGCTCGAGACTTGGGGATTCCTAGGGTCCTGTTCGACGGCAAGAGCTGTTTCAATAACCTATGTATGTATAACCTACATCTTTACAAGCCCCATGAGAAGGTTGCTGATCGGTCGGAGCTGTTTACAATACCTGGGATGCCCGGTAACATAAAATTCACTAGGGCACAGCTCCATAGTGATTTCAATTCCCCCTCGAATGTCAATATGGAAGAGATAAGGAAACCGATCAGGGAGGAGTCAGAGGCAGCGCATGGCGTCATAATAAATAGTTTCGAGGAGCTGGAGACAGAGTACGTCAAAGCATACAAGAAGACCAATGAGGGTACTAGGTCATGGTGCATCGGTCCAGTGTCACTTTGCAACAAGAACATGCTAGATATAAGCCAGCGAGGGAATCGTTCCTCTGAAGATGAGTCCCGATTCTTAGGGTGGCTAAACTCTCACCCACCCCGGTCCGTGATCTACGCTTGTCTAGGAAGTCTGAACAGGGTCAAACCGGATCAGATGAAAGAGTTGGGCCGGGGTCTAGAATTATCGAAAAGCCCGTTCATTTGGGTCATCCGGGGAGCGAACCAAGGCGAGCAGCTCAAACGGTGGCTCTGGGAGGACGGGTTTGAGGAGAGGGTCAAAGGGCGCGGCCTGCTGATCCGAGGGTGGGTCCCACAGGTCCTGTTACTCTCCAACCCATCGGTCGGCGGGTTTCTGACACACTGCGGTTGGAACTCCACACTGGAAGGTATCAGCGCGGGCGTGCCGATGGTGACATGGCCGCTCTTTGGAGAGCAGTTCTATAACGAGAAGGTGCTCGTGGAGGTTTTGCAGGTTGGAGTCAGTGTCGGGGCCAAGGAGGTGGTGCACTTGGGTGAAGAAGACATGCATGGAGATATGGTCAAGGAAGAGGATGTTAGGGTTGCTGTAGATGAGGTGATGAGTGGAGATGATGAGGTAAcaaagaggaggaagagggcCAAGGAGCTTGCAAAGAAGGCAAGAGAAGCAGTAGAGGAAGGTGGGTCTTCTTATGTCAACATCAAGAAATATATTGAGTATATCGGAGAAGCACAATCTTAG